A stretch of Lathyrus oleraceus cultivar Zhongwan6 chromosome 6, CAAS_Psat_ZW6_1.0, whole genome shotgun sequence DNA encodes these proteins:
- the LOC127094195 gene encoding uncharacterized protein LOC127094195, which yields MGATYSFVSLDYAEKLGLKLSSMDGNMIVDTPTLGMVITLWVCLNCLLTIYGKSFWMDLVCLPLRKLDVILGMKWLEFNHVHINYFAKTVSFPEFDTRDEFLVSAKQVNEFVKDDVVVFTILVSMKAKTKFVLDELPMVSDSS from the coding sequence ATGGGTGCAACATATTCGTTTGTTTCTCTTGATTATGCTGAGAAGTTGGGTTTGAAATTGTCTTCTATGGATGGGAACATGATTGTTGATACCCCGACTCTAGGTATGGTAATCACTTTGTGGGTTTGTTTGAATTGTCTGCTTACTATCTATGGTAAGAGTTTTTGGATGGATTTAGTGTGTCTACCTTTGAGAAAGCTCGATGTTATCCTTGGAATGAAATGGTTGGAGTTTAATCATGTTCATATCAACTACTTTGCCAAGACGGTGTCTTTTCCAGAGTTTGATACTAGGGATGAGTTTCTTGTGTCAGCTAAGCAAGTGAATGAGTTTGTGAAGGATGATGTTGTAGTGTTTACGATACTAGTTTCTATGAAGGCAAAGACTAAATTCGTGTTGGACGAGCTACCTATGGTGAGTGATTCTTCATAA